In Tribolium castaneum strain GA2 chromosome 4, icTriCast1.1, whole genome shotgun sequence, one DNA window encodes the following:
- the LOC657784 gene encoding unextended protein, protein MARVPCLVTANILLILSVFLSTSIVSSEDKFAPHFDALLQSNNFTKNENFTKVQFEVRGRNIYSDLQIKTTKEKAARGAPCTEDLKYPIVNVDMRKESALYEIQVPRGVGGEFYFCLPHQNPNYRENENKLRPNVLQGGRYEWHHQGPEVVIRVPLDNNDVHRDRRQKKPDELQIMGLRLEVHEKEAEYDEDGIPEVLAEAEHTIRIFGINFAKSMVVTFTDRKSTPDRSCQFPKSPREFPLIKGSFSSVTGRIKIKLPAMGDADTLYICAKETNSSFFVHQGDDVWLQIRSYEPLLPLGVTILIIVVCLMFSALFSGLNLGLMSLDRTELKILCNTGTPKERTFAKIIQPVRDHGNYLLCSILLGNVFVNSIFTILLDGLTSGLVAVIFSTIAIVLIGEITPQAICSRHGLAIGARTIYITKFVMVLTFPMAYPVSKFLDCVLGEEIGNVYNRERLKELVKVTTGENDLDKDEVNIISGALELRKKTVADVMTKIEDVFMLDYDNTILDFETVSEIMKSGYSRVPVFEGNRQNIVTMLYIKDLAFVDPDDNTPLKTLCQFYQNPCNFVFEDVTLDVMFRIFKEGNKGHMAFVHRVNNEGEGDPFYETIGLITLEDVIEELIQAEIMDETDVFTDNRTKRRRNAERRQDFSVFAERKGEPSKIRISPQLTLAAYQFLSTAVELFLPTVISETILKRLLRQDIIYHIKKNKEWRTDPANVIYQQGKNADYFVLILEGRVEVTIGKENLTFEGGPFTFFGTQALVQTIGVAESPSAPTSTLGSLESLNLDALLRHTFQPDYTVRASNEVIYLRIKRSLYLAAKRATLMERSQRDLQQSNDQFDEEVDKLLHSLEEDDTESAGRRTPRKQSSKNLHHNQEANLSPKTPSIYSNVSPPHRLSHDINGSIIASPVEDCHNAREEEVSLLAKKS, encoded by the exons ATGGCGAGAGTGCCATGTCTGGTAACGGCAAATATTCTTCTTATTTTGAGTGTATTTTTAAGCACAAGCATTGTCAGCAGTGAAGACAAGTTCGCTCCTCATTTCGACGCGTTGTTACAATCaaataatttcacaaaaaatgaaaactttaCGAAAGTGCAGTTTGAAGTGCGCGGTAGGAATATTTACTCCGATttgcaaattaaaacaacgAAGGAGAAAGCCGCGAGGGGTGCCCCATGCACCGAAGACTTGAAATACCCTATTGTGAACGTTGACATGCGGAAAGAATCGGCCCTTTATGAAATTCAAGTGCCGAGAGGTGTCGGTggtgaattttacttttgtttgcCGCACCAAAATCCCAATTACAGGGAAAACGAGAACAAACTGCGGCCGAACGTGCTGCAAGGGGGCCGGTACGAGTGGCACCACCAAGGGCCGGAGGTTGTCATCAGAGTGCCGCTTGATAACAATGA CGTTCACCGCGACCGCCGCCAGAAGAAGCCCGACGAGCTCCAGATCATGGGCCTACGTCTGGAAGTCCACGAAAAGGAAGCCGAATACGACGAGGACGGAATTCCCGAAGTCCTCGCCGAAGCCGAACACACAATTCGTATTTTCGGCATCAACTTTGCCAAAAGCATGGTAGTAACATTCACCGATCGTAAAAGCACCCCCGATCGGTCATGTCAATTTCCCAAAAGTCCCCGGGAATTTCCG TTGATTAAAGGTTCCTTTTCGTCCGTCACGGGCCGGATCAAGATCAAGCTCCCTGCGATGGGCGACGCTGACACTCTGTACATTTGTGCCAAAGAAACCAACTCGTCGTTTTTCGTGCATCAAGGGGATGATGTGTGGTTGCAGATCAGGAGTTACGAACCGTTGCTCCCTCTAGGGGTGACGATACTGATAATTGTGGTGTGTTTGATGTTTTCGGCGCTTTTCTCCGGTTTAAATCTCGGTTTGATGTCTTTAGATCGCaccgaattgaaaattttgtgcaaTACGGGGACGCCGAAAGAGAGGACTTTTGCCAAAATTATACAGCCGGTGCGCGATCACGGTAATTATCTACTGTGTAGTATTCTGTTGGGTAACGTTTTTGTTAATTCGATTTTCACGATTCTTTTGGACGGTTTGACTTCGGGTCTTGTGGCCGTTATTTTTTCCACGATCGCGATCGTACTTATCGGTGAGATTACGCCACAGGCGATCTGTTCAAGACATGGATTAGCCATCGGTGCGAGGACTATTTACATCACCAAGTTTGTTATGGTGCTGACTTTTCCCATGGCATATCCCGTCTCGAAGTTCCTGGACTGCGTTCTAGGGGAGGAGATCGGGAACGTCTATAACAGGGAGAGACTCAAGGAGCTGGTCAAG GTCACAACCGGCGAAAATGACTTGGACAAAGACGAAGTGAACATAATCAGCGGTGCTCTCGAGCTCCGCAAGAAAACCGTCGCCGACGTAATGACCAAAATCGAAGACGTGTTCATGTTGGACTACGACAACACGATCTTAGATTTTGAGACAGTGTCGGAAATTATGAAATCAG GTTACTCTCGAGTTCCCGTCTTCGAAGGCAACCGTCAGAACATCGTAACGATGCTTTACATTAAGGATTTGGCGTTCGTCGATCCCGACGACAACACGCCGTTAAAAACCCTGTGTCAATTCTATCAAAATCCGTGCAATTTCGTCTTCGAGGACGTTACACTTGACGTCATGTTTCGCATATTCAAGGAAGGCAATAAGGGACATATGGCGTTCGTCCATCGAGTCAATAACGAGGGCGAAGGTGATCCGTTTTATGAAACAATTGGATTGATAACACTGGAGGATGTGATCGAGGAGCTGATCCAGGCTGAGATCATGGACGAGACGGATGTTTTCA CCGACAATCGAACGAAACGGAGGAGAAACGCCGAAAGGAGGCAAGACTTTAGCGTCTTTGCCGAACGTAAAGGCGAGCCCAGTAAAATACGAATCAGCCCACAGTTGACTCTCGCAGCGtatcagtttttgagcactg CCGTTGAACTTTTCCTCCCGACTGTAATATCTGAGACGATTTTAAAACGTCTCTTGCGCCAAGACATCATCTaccacattaaaaaaaacaaagagtgGCGCACTGACCCAGCTAATGTCATTTACCAACAAGGGAAGAATGCGGATTATTTCGTCCTGATCCTCGAAGGCCGGGTCGAGGTGACTATAGGTAAAGAGAATTTGACCTTTGAGGGTGGGCCTTTCACATTTTTCGGCACTCAAGCCCTCGTCCAAACGATCGGAGTTG cCGAGAGTCCTTCGGCGCCCACTTCGACGCTGGGCAGTTTAGAGTCGCTGAATTTGGACGCCTTGCTGCGTCACACTTTCCAGCCAGACTACACGGTTCGGGCCTCCAATGAGGTGATTTATCTTCGTATAAAGCGCAGTCTGTACTTGGCAGCCAAAAGAGCGACTTTGATGGAGCGGTCTCAGCGCGACTTGCAGCAGAGCAACGATCAGTTTGACGAGGAAGTTGATAAG CTTCTGCACTCGCTGGAGGAGGATGACACGGAGAGTGCCGGCCGACGGACGCCGCGGAAACAGTCGTCGAAGAATCTGCATCACAATCAGGAGGCGAATTTGAGTCCCAAAACACCGTCGATTTATTCGAACGTTAGTCCGCCGCATCGGTTGAGTCACGATATCAACGGGTCGATTATTGCGAGTCCTGTGGAGGACTGCCATAATGCGAGAGAGGAGGAGGTTTCGCTTTTGGCGAAAAAATCATAA